A region of Paenibacillus sp. 37 DNA encodes the following proteins:
- a CDS encoding glycoside hydrolase family 43 protein yields the protein MNHHSTPHAGEQKQTQAANLESIPGEIGKLHPNGNPLVAHKFGADPYALVFNNRVYLYMTSDKLEYDKDGLPQKNSYSSINKITVISSDDLINWTDHGEIRVAGPQGAATWASQSWAPAAAHRTLDGKDCFFLYFANNASGIGVLSAPTPIGPWIDPIGKALITRETPGVEEVTWLFDPAVIVDDDHQAYIYFGGGIPQGKPERPDTARVMRLGDDMTSVVGIAKVIQAPYMFEDAGIHKYNNSYYFTYCSNFIEGDRPEGSPPPGEIAYMTSVQPMGPWTYQGTLLQNPGHFFNVGGNNHHAIFQLADQWYIAYHAQTLSQAMNIPDGYRSTHLNRVEHDEATGKIQKVHADYQGVDQIKCFNPYEWVSGSTIGWSSRVTTEQYLDAAEISASDSNIMSAKLQNDSWIAISKVDFESEGPTTFTAIIANQGSEGTLELRLDRADGPLIAEIIVPPATGTLQWMELTTKVTGAKGVQDLYIKLKNSTDSSIILLREWKFNRKNEV from the coding sequence ATGAATCATCATTCTACACCACATGCTGGTGAGCAAAAGCAAACCCAAGCTGCCAATCTGGAGAGTATTCCAGGGGAGATTGGAAAGCTTCATCCCAACGGTAACCCTCTGGTGGCCCACAAATTCGGAGCCGATCCCTATGCTTTGGTATTTAACAATCGAGTCTACTTATACATGACTAGTGATAAGCTGGAATATGATAAGGACGGTCTTCCTCAGAAAAACAGTTACAGTTCAATCAACAAGATTACGGTCATTTCTTCGGATGACTTAATCAACTGGACCGATCATGGGGAGATCAGAGTTGCTGGACCTCAAGGCGCTGCAACATGGGCTTCGCAATCCTGGGCGCCGGCAGCTGCTCATCGAACCTTGGATGGCAAGGACTGTTTCTTTCTTTATTTCGCCAACAATGCCAGTGGAATTGGTGTATTGTCTGCACCAACACCTATTGGTCCATGGATAGATCCGATAGGCAAAGCACTTATTACAAGAGAAACTCCGGGAGTGGAGGAAGTAACCTGGTTGTTCGATCCGGCTGTAATCGTAGATGATGATCATCAGGCCTATATATACTTCGGTGGTGGTATTCCGCAGGGGAAACCAGAAAGACCTGATACGGCAAGAGTTATGCGATTGGGAGACGATATGACCAGCGTTGTTGGTATAGCAAAGGTGATTCAGGCGCCTTATATGTTTGAAGATGCAGGGATACATAAATATAATAATAGTTACTACTTTACGTATTGTTCCAATTTTATTGAGGGTGATCGGCCAGAGGGCAGTCCACCACCCGGTGAAATTGCATATATGACCAGTGTTCAGCCGATGGGGCCATGGACATATCAGGGAACGTTGCTCCAGAATCCGGGCCACTTTTTTAATGTTGGCGGCAATAACCATCATGCTATATTCCAACTGGCCGATCAGTGGTACATTGCCTATCATGCTCAGACTTTAAGCCAGGCTATGAATATTCCCGATGGTTACCGTTCAACACATCTGAATCGAGTCGAGCATGATGAGGCCACGGGTAAGATCCAGAAGGTACATGCAGATTATCAGGGCGTAGATCAAATCAAGTGCTTCAATCCTTATGAATGGGTAAGCGGTTCGACGATTGGATGGAGCAGCAGAGTAACAACAGAGCAATATCTTGACGCTGCTGAGATATCTGCATCCGATTCGAATATCATGTCCGCTAAGCTGCAAAACGACAGTTGGATAGCTATATCCAAGGTCGACTTTGAAAGTGAAGGACCCACAACCTTTACAGCCATTATTGCGAATCAAGGAAGCGAAGGCACGTTGGAACTTCGGCTTGATCGTGCAGACGGACCGTTAATTGCCGAAATCATTGTTCCGCCTGCGACCGGAACTCTTCAATGGATGGAACTAACAACGAAAGTTACGGGTGCAAAAGGTGTGCAAGATTTGTATATTAAGCTTAAGAATTCAACCGACAGCTCCATCATCCTTTTAAGAGAATGGAAGTTTAACAGAAAAAATGAGGTGTAA